Part of the Meleagris gallopavo isolate NT-WF06-2002-E0010 breed Aviagen turkey brand Nicholas breeding stock unplaced genomic scaffold, Turkey_5.1 ChrUn_random_7180001948944, whole genome shotgun sequence genome is shown below.
AACTTTAGTgaaattattgcttttattgcttttaatcCCTTGACGCCGGGAGTTGGGATTTCCCGGCACACATTCCATTGCCGGCAATGAGACGCACCGCGACCGCCAGCGCCAAGGGGTTAACATATCCTTGTAAAACCACATACTCTTAATTTGTACCCGTGTCTTTATCTCTTATtgatatataaaattatatatacacatgaaTCAAAAAGCTACATAAAAACTTAGCAACAATAAAAAGGATAGCACACATTACacttcaaaggaaaattaataaCTTTTTATACTGGATAAATCTCATTTTCTaggatttttttattgtcttttctgTTAAACTTTCTACAAAAAGTTGTATAAATGGTTAAGTAGAGAATCTCTATCTACAAAATGCTTTCACGTGGATTACATTACTTGGTGTACATTTTAATATAGTAGACTGACATTTATAAGCACAAAAATCATTTTACGTAATACGCTGTGAAATACGTTGACTCCTCCTCCGCCTCACCCCTGAAGTGCCTCCTCCTCTATCCTCCCCATCACTTTCATCATCCTCTGTCTCAGCTGCACTGTTTTTAGGGCTGCCTCCTCCAAGCAGCGAGGTAATTGCTTTGTTCCGAGCATTTGTGCTAGCTGACACCTCtccatcttcttcctcttcatcaggATCCAGATGTTCCATAAGGAGCTTGaactattaaaacaaataacaacaaagatTAGTCtacattgtttatttttaatggtaCATTTATATGATGATAcattaaacaaaaccaaagataAGGAAACAGGATAAAACAAATGGCAGGCAACTTCAATCTTGAACAGCTCGTGTTTTGTTCTACACACttcttactttcattttctactAGATATCTAAAACTTTCTTCCCGTGTTTTTACAGTTTGCAAAAAGTAGTAAAAAGTCTGTAAAGATGAATACTCCTTAGTTGAAATTAAGTTATgctgtgttttaatttattaGTAGACTTCGAAAGACAATCCCACTAAACATCTTGAAAGGAAGTTGTGAACTATTGGAATACTGCATAAGATTACCAACCAGGAATGtaacattttgaaatgtctGTCCAATTCATCAGCATCtactttcaaattttaattgTTAACTAGTTTAACAGAGCTTTAGATTTTCTGCAACTCTACTTACATCTAAATACTGTTTTACTATGCTCCTCTTCACTTCTTCAGTGATCTTAGAATTAGCCATATCACTCCGCAGAAAATCCAGAGTTTGTTTTGGATGGAACTGCACTCCTGCCTTCCTGTTTATTGCTTTATCATAAACTTTTGCAGATTCAGATGgagaatatttctgaattttactgtttaaagaaaaggagaagagtttttaagaaaattccAAAACAATTTCAATGAAAAGCCTTTAAAATCTTCAATATAAGCACTCATACTTTCATCATTTTGTATATAATAGATACCATGATAAGAAATTAAATCATTGCCTTTTCTAAGATAAAGTTTCAGATTTTTCCCTTATAAAAATCTACTGCTAAAACAATTAGTTACAATTAAATTTTCAATAAACTTTCAACTTAATTCTTACAAAAAACTCACTAGATGACAAGATCATACTATTATCTAAGTATCCTTACCTATCAGAGAATCCACAGAGATTCTTTAAGTGCTGTTTCAGCATCAAAAGTAATAATATGCCTTGGGAGACATTTGCAAATTCAATTAAAGGAGCTGAATTTTCTGGTAAACATTTCATCACAGCATTTATatcattttcttcatcagaATCCGAATCAGAGTCTACTCGTTTCCGTAACTTCCGAGGTTTACAAGCTTCCTCTTCACTTTCACTCTCACTACCACTGTCACTCTCAGCCTCTTCGTCTGATGAAggcttgctttccttctttttgtctttcaccATAGACTGTGAGACAGGGAAATTAACACATTCCAGAATTAGGGTAAAGTAGCATCATGTATGTTTCtaaaaaacttttcaaaatcaTCATTGGCTGAAATCAGCAAGAATTCCCTGAACAAACTCAATATTCaaagataaaaattatttatggcAAAAAGATGTTCAAATTGCCTGTTcctccccccagccccccaAAAACCTGATCAAAAGATCACATTTTTTTGCAAGTTGGATAGAACAGAAGTGAGTGAAGCAACTGGCATGTTTCTCTTAAAGACTGCTTGCAAGTTTTTTGCAGTgccagaaaaatacattaaaaggcaaaatacaataaatcaggaagaaaattcCCTTTATTTGCCACATATAATTTCTGTGCACTACATATATTTCCATAAATACTTCGGTAAAGACCAGTCCAAGCCATTTTTAATCCTTGCCTCTGTTAAAATTCTATGATATTAATTACAGTGCTGACCAGAGAAATCCCAAGTGATCATAAACAGCGCTACTAAAAATCAGTTCTACTACTTGTAGTGCTACAGAATTTCACTCTTGCATTATTACTGCACATACTATAACGCAGAACTTGAGATGTCCCAGTCAGTACCTCATCCTTACTGCGCTGGGTGCTACACACTGGTGCCTAATCTGCAGAATGTAATGTCTTTTTCTAGCAGATTAAAATTCAACCTTGGTGGGGTAAGAACTCAAAGCAGGTTACTTTCCAGGCATCCTTTCCAGGCATCAACTCTGAGTTGCAGTTAGTATCAGATTGGAAATGTTTGAAATGGATTTGTTTCTTAACAGCTTGGACCTTTTACAGTTAAAGTTGTCCAGCCTGAAGAGGCCTTTTTTGTACAGGGTTGTGTATTACTATAACAGATATTATACTATGACTGCCACCTTATGAAATACTGCACACTTTCCCTGCAGTAAACAATATAATTAAAGCCCCTCAGATAACACGCATGCAAGTACTTGACaacaaaaagaattaaatagcaaactaaattttattattaaaacaacCATAATAAACCAATATTTCATGATGATTCCAGGTTCATGTACTTCCAGATG
Proteins encoded:
- the LOC104916829 gene encoding nipped-B-like protein; protein product: MVKDKKKESKPSSDEEAESDSGSESESEEEACKPRKLRKRVDSDSDSDEENDINAVMKCLPENSAPLIEFANVSQGILLLLMLKQHLKNLCGFSDSKIQKYSPSESAKVYDKAINRKAGVQFHPKQTLDFLRSDMANSKITEEVKRSIVKQYLDFKLLMEHLDPDEEEEDGEVSASTNARNKAITSLLGGGSPKNSAAETEDDESDGEDRGGGTSGSLRRSKRNSDSTELASQMNESVDVMDIIAICCPKYKDRPQIARVVQKTSNGFSVQWMAGSYSGSWTEAKRRDGRKLVPWVDTIKESDIIYKKIALTSANKLTNKVVQTLRSLYAAKDGTSS